A region of the Gemmatimonas sp. genome:
CGCGATCTCCGAGGTGAGATAGTCATCCACGTACGCCCGAATCATGCGAGGTGGCCGATTGGCGAGGTAGTGCCGCGGTAAGACGCCGTAATTTGCCGCCCGGACGAGGTCGAACCCGCGCCCCAGCTCTGTTGAGACGAATCCGAACAATTCGTACCGCACGGCGCGACTGCCCAGCAGGTTGGCATCACCGCGCCGCAATTTGCGCGCACTGGATCCGCACAGGGCGAAGACGAGCCGCTGATGCTCGATGAGCCAATGGACTTCGTCGAGTAACGCGGGGACTTTCTGGATCTCATCAATGACCGTCAGCGTACCGTGGGCCGCATCACGCAGCTCGTCGCGTAATAGCGACGGCCGCTGCAGATACCGCACGTAGTCGTCGGTGCGCAGCAAATCGATGCGACGCGCGTCGGGGTACCGCGCGGCAAGCACGCTGCTTTTGCCGACCTGTCGTGGCCCCCACAGGAAGAAACTCTCCGTAGGCGTCGGCGGAAGCGGGATGTCACGTGGAACGATTGCTTTAAGTCATCATGATAAACTAAAAGGTCAACATGAAGTGTCCGCATCGTTTTTGCTGAAGAACGATCGTGATGTTCCTCATGCCACGAAGCTGGTAGAACCCGAAGTTCGTGGCGGTGCCGGTACCGGGACGATATCCATGCAGCCGCATCGAACAGCGAATGGCGAGGTCGGCACGATCCGTGGAAACGACTCGAAGGATCTGGTGCTGTGGCACGGCTTCGAGTGCGTTGACTGTGAGGCGCTACTCCTCGCCTGGGCCGTACGAGCGCACGAAGTCCACTTCAAGGCGAAAGGGCCCGTCCTGTCCATCGACCATGTAGAGCCCCACGCCACGAATGCGGGCCACGTCAATCGGGGGGGCGTCCACGGCCTGCCCGAAAATGGTGCTGCGTAGCGCGGTGAACGACACTCGGACCAACGCCCACTCCGCCGAGGTCGAAAATGGCGCGCGACGCGACACGTTGCGTCCGTACATTCGCACTCCGTCGTCGAGCTCGAGCTCGAATTGGCGGCCGCTGCCGCGGACCCGGAGCTCGATGCCCACCTGACCGGCCAGGTCCGCCGCACGCGGCGCCCGCACGGAAGTAAAGCCGCCACCCTGCGTCACCAGCGTTCCAGTGAAGCGGAGAGTGCCGTCCGCGACCGACACGAAGCCCGCAGAGCGGCCTCCCATGACCCCGTCGTTGACGACGTTCCAATCCGCCTCGTCGGCGCGGTCGAACGCAAAGATCGTCACAGGTACCGGTTCCGCTGGGGGACGCTTGTGGGGCCTCGCGTC
Encoded here:
- a CDS encoding CIA30 family protein, with the translated sequence MTIFAFDRADEADWNVVNDGVMGGRSAGFVSVADGTLRFTGTLVTQGGGFTSVRAPRAADLAGQVGIELRVRGSGRQFELELDDGVRMYGRNVSRRAPFSTSAEWALVRVSFTALRSTIFGQAVDAPPIDVARIRGVGLYMVDGQDGPFRLEVDFVRSYGPGEE
- a CDS encoding AAA family ATPase; translated protein: MLAARYPDARRIDLLRTDDYVRYLQRPSLLRDELRDAAHGTLTVIDEIQKVPALLDEVHWLIEHQRLVFALCGSSARKLRRGDANLLGSRAVRYELFGFVSTELGRGFDLVRAANYGVLPRHYLANRPPRMIRAYVDDYLTSEIAAEALVRSMPSFSGFLCSAAIGDTELVNFQNIARECAVSSPT